A genome region from Oryzias melastigma strain HK-1 linkage group LG12, ASM292280v2, whole genome shotgun sequence includes the following:
- the LOC112163233 gene encoding nucleus accumbens-associated protein 2: MSQLLHVEIPNFGATVLGSLNEQRLLGNYCDVSIVVKGQAFKAHRAVLAASSLYFRDLFSSSSKTQFELPSSVTPACFEQILTFCYTGKLTMAASEQLVVMYTAGYLQIQHIVERGMELMFKANSPHCDSQTAGSLEETGSEPQSPCNNINGLSVAAFLGTQGLPTSIILPHRKIKLEGGDPVPVSIPPVQIKTSSPELGVRMERASSLFYTAAGGTPIPGIPSFHLQTPGGGGGGASGGGTGGERSSPGASSLPTTDSPTSYQNDDEEFEEEPYDGMAEETYNNLYGRGANPYGIQDKPDVAAIPVALENRNCVLIRRDLVSLPASLVSQIGYRCHPKLYTEGDPGEKLELVAGTQVFMTRGQLMNCHLCAGIKHKVLLRRLLATFFDRNTLANSCGTGIRSSTSDPSRKPLDSRVLNAVKLYCQNFNPNFKESEMNVIAADMCTNARRVRKRWLPKIKSMLPDGMEVYRAGISMSAAVGLGLALSAPHTGAPLSFEPDFKTLEQRLYPDRKDPHRTHPEGSPPSGGGAEGERETVGQGEQREDEDEARSEGVDRSRGTPTLIPGSVTGNTSPEQKVESFGQGLRVNGQ, translated from the exons ATGTCCCAGCTGCTCCATGTGGAGATCCCGAACTTTGGAGCCACAGTTCTGGGATCCCTGAATGAGCAGCGCCTGCTGGGAAACTACTGTGATGTATCAATTGTGGTGAAAG GTCAGGCTTTTAAAGCCCACCGGGCTGTTTTGGCTGCCAGCAGCCTCTACTTCCGTGACCTCTTCAGCAGCTCCTCTAAGACCCAGTTTGAGTTGCCTTCCTCTGTGACACCTGCTTGTTTTGAGCAGATTCTCACGTTTTGCTATACAGGGAAGCTAACTATGGCAGCTAGTGAACAGCTGGTGGTGATGTACACTGCTGGTTACCTTCAGATTCAACATATAGTTGAAAGGGGCATGGAACTAATGTTCAAGGCCAACTCCCCTCACTGTGACTCACAAACAGCGGGGTCCTTGGAAGAAACGGGGTCCGAGCCGCAGAGTCCCTGCAACAACATCAACGGCCTCTCAGTAGCAGCCTTTCTGGGAACCCAGGGCTTGCCTACATCGATAATCTTGCCCCACCGTAAGATCAAACTAGAAGGCGGCGATCCAGTACCCGTCTCAATACCCCCGGTGCAAATCAAGACTTCGTCTCCAGAGTTGGGGGTTCGGATGGAGAGGGCGAGCTCACTGTTCTACACTGCAGCTGGTGGGACTCCCATCCCTGGTATTCCTTCCTTCCATCTTCAAACacccggaggaggaggaggcggagccagcgGAGGAGGAACAGGTGGCGAGAGATCCAGCCCCGGCGCATCCAGCCTGCCCACCACCGACAGTCCAACATCCTACCAGAACGATGATGAAGAGTTCGAGGAGGAGCCCTATGATGGGATGGCCGAGGAAACCTACAATAACCTCTATGGACGTGGAGCTAACCCCTACGGAA tCCAAGACAAACCAGACGTAGCAGCGATTCCGGTGGCATTGGAGAATCGCAACTGTGTGTTGATCCGCAGAGACCTCGTATCGCTGCCAGCGAGCCTCGTGAGTCAGATCGGCTACCGCTGCCACCCTAAACTCTACACCGAGGGGGACCCTGGGGAGAAGCTGGAATTGGTAGCTG GTACCCAGGTGTTTATGACAAGAGGCCAGCTGATGAACTGCCACCTTTGTGCGGGGATCAAGCACAAAGTCTTGCTGCGTCGCCTCTTAGCCACTTTCTTCGACAG AAACACTCTAGCAAATAGCTGCGGGACAGGCATCCGCTCCTCCACCAGTGACCCCAGTCGGAAACCCTTGGACAGCAGGGTCCTAAACGCTGTTAAAC TTTACTGTCAAAACTTTAATCCTAACTTCAAGGAGAGTGAAATGAATGTGATCGCTGCTGATATGTGCACAAACGCAAGGCGGGTCCGCAAGAGGTGGCTGCCCAAGATCAAGTCCATGCTGCCCGATGGAATGGAGGTGTACCGCGCGGGGATAAGCATGAGCGCTGCTGTAGGTCTGGGCCTGGCCCTGAGCGCCCCGCACACAGGAGCACCTCTCTCCTTCGAGCCTGACTTCAAGACCTTAGAGCAGAGGTTGTACCCGGATCGAAAGGACCCTCACAGGACTCATCCAGAAGGCAGCCCCCCGTCTGGAGGCGGAGCAGAGGGCGAACGGGAAACAGTTGGCCAGGGGGAGCAGAGGGAAGACGAGGACGAAGCGAGGTCGGAGGGCGTAGACAGATCACGGGGGACGCCCACTTTGATCCCGGGGTCGGTGACGGGCAACACGTCACCGGAGCAGAAGGTGGAAAGCTTTGGACAAGGTCTGAGGGTGAACGGACAGTGA